ATTTGAGGAATTGAATAAAAAAATAATTTCGTTAAATAATGAAAAAAATACATTACGATTGGCTGTAAATCTTCCGGTAAATGAAAATGAAAAGTTTGGAATAGGTGGTTCTGAATTTGAAAGTTTTTTTCCAGTTTCGATTAACAAAAAGAATAAAATTAAATCTATTTACGATTTTGTTAAAAATGTAGAAACCGGAATAAAACTTGAAAAGGAAAATTTCTCGGAAATAAAAACTAAACTGAACGAAAACCAAGAATTATTTAATCATATTCCGGCAATTAGTCCGGTAAATTCACAAATAGGAGATAGATTTGGGGTGAGATTTCATCCAATACTTAAACAAAAAAGAATGCATAACGGATTGGATTTTCTATCAAATATTGGCGAAAAAGTTTTTGCTCCCGGAGATGGAAAAATTACATTTATAGGTGAAGTAAATGGTTACGGAAAAGTTTTAAAAATTCATCACGGATTTGGTTACGAAACAGTTTATGGACATTTATCAAGTTTCAAAGTTAAGAAAGGACAAAAAATTTCTCGTGGTGAACTAATTGCATTAACTGGTGATTCCGGAAGTTTATCAACAGGTCCACATTTGCATTATGAAGTTCGCCACAATGGAATTTCACTTAATCCAAGAAATTTTATTTTTGAAAAAACAAATTTGTTTGATGAAATAAAATTTTAGAAAAAACTCCTCACAAAAATAATTAATAATTTACATAACAAAATTAATTTTAGATTTCTCGCACTCATTTTACATCTTCGCGTTTAATAATTATGATATATGAAGACTATTAATTCTTAGAAAACTCACACCAAAATTAAATTTAATTTTATTGCAACTTTCATCTCACATTTTTAACTTGCTTATAACATTTCAAGATGCAAAGAGGTTGTATGAAAAAATCGGATAAACCTATAAACCCATCACGCAGAAATTTCTTAAAAGGTGTTAGCTCCGGAATTGTAGGAGCCTATGCAATAACACCAAATTTAAAAATTGAAAATCTGCCAAAAGAAATTTCAGATTCAATTGAAGGAAAAGTAAAATTAACTTTAAAAGTGAATGGAGAAAAAATATCAAAAAGTGTAAAACCCAATACCACATTAGCTGATTTTATAAGAGAAGAATTAAAATTAACCGGTACTAAAATTGTCTGTAATCAAGGCGAATGCGGAAGCTGTACAGTATTGATGAACGGAGAAGCAGTTTATTC
The nucleotide sequence above comes from Ignavibacteriota bacterium. Encoded proteins:
- a CDS encoding 2Fe-2S iron-sulfur cluster binding domain-containing protein gives rise to the protein MKKSDKPINPSRRNFLKGVSSGIVGAYAITPNLKIENLPKEISDSIEGKVKLTLKVNGEKISKSVKPNTTLADFIREELKLTGTKIVCNQGECGSCTVLMNGEAVYSCHLLALDADGSEIITVEGLLNNDELNSVQKSFIDNDGLQCGFCTPGQIISAYALLKNNPNPTDEEIKNGMSGNVCRCGAYPKIFDSVKDAINKKI
- a CDS encoding peptidoglycan DD-metalloendopeptidase family protein, which gives rise to MKNKKFYYYSPENQKLVQVEKIYFKTVLIFLIVIISTAILTFFVSSKILLNNSIDISYFKIHADNNVLENEMEILEKKFEELNKKIISLNNEKNTLRLAVNLPVNENEKFGIGGSEFESFFPVSINKKNKIKSIYDFVKNVETGIKLEKENFSEIKTKLNENQELFNHIPAISPVNSQIGDRFGVRFHPILKQKRMHNGLDFLSNIGEKVFAPGDGKITFIGEVNGYGKVLKIHHGFGYETVYGHLSSFKVKKGQKISRGELIALTGDSGSLSTGPHLHYEVRHNGISLNPRNFIFEKTNLFDEIKF